The Streptomyces sp. CC0208 genome window below encodes:
- a CDS encoding GNAT family protein: MLFRAATADPADLDRAAAYPADGPIPALSAERIREERASNQFRPEWIWFAEDENGEILARALWWGRADSARPIALDCLQVRSSVVDPVAVASGLLAAGHAALGALPAYNISLPRDWRSSPVLADAVAWRREAARRSGLSSEIERLRYEWTPAAEVPVPAGKLIFREGTDEEFLDAFVRLSAGSLDLHTQNELRSMDAEQLAREDIEFYRDCPGERSWWRLAELPDGTLAGLAIPSATPYHRNVGYLGVVPEQRGQGRIDEILAEITRFHASEGADRITATTDTVNVPMAAAFDRAGYEITEIRLVLESPPK, from the coding sequence GCGGAAAGGATCCGAGAGGAGCGCGCGAGCAACCAGTTCCGCCCTGAGTGGATCTGGTTCGCTGAGGACGAGAATGGAGAGATCCTGGCTCGCGCCCTGTGGTGGGGCCGTGCCGACAGCGCGCGGCCGATCGCGCTCGATTGCCTCCAGGTACGCTCCAGCGTCGTCGACCCGGTCGCCGTCGCCTCCGGGCTGCTTGCAGCTGGCCATGCCGCCCTCGGGGCTCTTCCTGCTTACAACATCTCGCTGCCCCGCGACTGGCGGAGCAGCCCGGTGTTGGCCGATGCGGTGGCCTGGCGCAGGGAGGCGGCACGCAGGTCCGGACTGAGCAGCGAGATCGAGCGTCTGCGGTACGAGTGGACACCCGCTGCCGAGGTCCCTGTGCCTGCGGGGAAGCTGATCTTCCGCGAGGGTACGGACGAGGAGTTCCTCGACGCGTTTGTCCGGCTGTCGGCTGGGAGCCTGGATCTGCACACACAGAACGAGCTCCGCTCGATGGACGCCGAGCAATTGGCCCGCGAGGACATCGAGTTCTACCGCGACTGTCCTGGTGAGCGCTCCTGGTGGCGCCTTGCCGAACTCCCGGACGGCACGCTGGCGGGCCTGGCCATCCCTTCCGCGACCCCCTACCACCGAAACGTCGGCTATCTGGGTGTCGTCCCAGAGCAGCGCGGTCAGGGCCGTATCGACGAAATACTCGCCGAGATCACCAGGTTCCACGCGAGCGAGGGCGCCGACCGCATTACCGCTACGACGGACACCGTCAACGTTCCGATGGCCGCCGCCTTCGACCGCGCGGGCTATGAGATCACGGAGATCCGCCTCGTCCTGGAATCCCCACCGAAGTAA